The window CGCGATAAGCGTGAAGTCGTACTCGCGCAAATTCGTCGTCAGATGCAGCGTGTTGACTAGATCGGCCTTGTGCGGCTTGATGAACACGTGGTTCATCTTGTCGTCGTCGATCTCCCACTGGACGCTGTCGCCCATCGCGGGGTCAGCAATCAGCTTCTCGCCCTTCTCCAGTTCGATCGTCGTCAGCTTGAGCGGTGCGGTCAGCACGCGGTAGATCTGGTCGCGGCTGTACGGGAAGACGCCGATGCGCGCATCGCCCGGCATAGTCAAAGGATCAGCGCCGCCGTTGAACGGATTGATCGGGCTCATCGGGTCGCCTGCGACCATCGCGGCATTGAACGCCGAGTCGTTCGTGGCTTTCTTGGCCGCAGCCGGTTGGGTAAGGAACGCTGCGCACGCAGCGAGAACGCACATGCCGATGACCGGCCGTTTGTTGAGAATGGTTGCGGTCATGCTTATGCGGTCCGCTCAAGGCGGAAGAACGGAATGAAGATGCCGAAGGGGTTTGTCGTCAACGCCTGCTCAGCAGTCGGCGCGACGATTTGATAGCGCAACGTGAGTGCGTACGATTTCACGTCCGGCTTGCCGGTCGCGCCAGCCTGCGAGGTGGTCGTTGTAAATTCGACGAGCACGGTCGAGTCTTCGAGCAGCGCGATGTTGCGCACGTCGACTTCGCGGATCAGTTTCGGGTTTGCCGTGATCTGCTGGAACGGTGTGTCGGCCTTCAGCCAATCGCGGAACTGACCGGCTGCCGCGCCGATCATCTGCGCCTTGACCGAGTTGATGTTGGCGGTCATGCGCGAAGTTTCGAGCCGGTCCGAAAGCACCGGCTCAATCGTGAACCAGCGAATCGCCATGTCTTTGACCGTCGTGCGCACAGCTTGCGAGTCTGGCTTGTAGGCGACAAGCTCGGTTACGATCGGATGGCCGCCGGTATCCGCAGACACGCCTACAACGCGAGTAACCGAAGGCGGAGGTTGCCGCGTCCATACCGCGCCGACGGCGATCACGGCAAGGCCGAACGAGATCAGCATCCAGCGGTTAGCTTCGAGCTTAAGCTTCGTGCTTGTCTCAAAGATGACTTGGCTCGGATCTTCCTCCGCGTACATGCCAGGAGCCGTAGACAGCGCGGCCCGACGCTTGTTCTTGAAAAGACGCATGGCAACCCTTTATTAATGGTCACCATTGAAACAGCACGAGCGTCCTCCATTTTTCCGAAAGGAGGCCAATTTCGCACGCCATTTCCATGGTCTGGCGCACACTTGACCTCAAGAGCGTGAGCGACCAGCGCGCAAATCGCACTGGACGCAACATTTCATAATACG is drawn from Caballeronia sp. NK8 and contains these coding sequences:
- a CDS encoding TrbG/VirB9 family P-type conjugative transfer protein, encoding MTATILNKRPVIGMCVLAACAAFLTQPAAAKKATNDSAFNAAMVAGDPMSPINPFNGGADPLTMPGDARIGVFPYSRDQIYRVLTAPLKLTTIELEKGEKLIADPAMGDSVQWEIDDDKMNHVFIKPHKADLVNTLHLTTNLREYDFTLIASPAGGMFYQTVRFQYPRAPMARVSARDDATATGGRGGADSGSIGVAPDKLNWDYSVEGRAEFTPETVFDDGRAVWMRMPAKAQEWPVPFILNHGDRVVANFIRRGDFLVLQRLADEIVLRSGKDEVTVTRGRRRLFGVL
- a CDS encoding type IV secretion system protein, with amino-acid sequence MRLFKNKRRAALSTAPGMYAEEDPSQVIFETSTKLKLEANRWMLISFGLAVIAVGAVWTRQPPPSVTRVVGVSADTGGHPIVTELVAYKPDSQAVRTTVKDMAIRWFTIEPVLSDRLETSRMTANINSVKAQMIGAAAGQFRDWLKADTPFQQITANPKLIREVDVRNIALLEDSTVLVEFTTTTSQAGATGKPDVKSYALTLRYQIVAPTAEQALTTNPFGIFIPFFRLERTA